The proteins below are encoded in one region of Neodiprion virginianus isolate iyNeoVirg1 chromosome 7, iyNeoVirg1.1, whole genome shotgun sequence:
- the LOC124309161 gene encoding 60S ribosomal protein L12 → MPPKFDPTEVKKVYLRCVGGEVGATSSLAPKIGPLGLSPKKVGDDIAKATSDWKGLKITVQLTIQNRQATISVVPSAASLIIKALKEPPRDRKKQKNIKHSGNLSMDEVISIARVMRPRSMSRELSGTIREILGTCQSVGCTVEGRPPHDLIDEINAGQLETPEE, encoded by the exons TCTACCTTCGATGTGTTGGAGGAGAAGTCGGTGCGACCTCTTCCCTTGCTCCGAAGATCGGTCCACTCGGTTTG TCTCCGAAAAAAGTCGGTGACGACATCGCGAAGGCGACCAGCGACTGGAAGGGTCTAAAAATTACAGTGCAGCTGACTATCCAGAACAGGCAGGCGACTATATCCGTTGTGCCGTCAGCAGCGTCACTGATCATAAAGGCACTGAAGGAGCCGCCGAGGGATagaaagaagcagaagaacATCAAGCACAGTGGTAATCTCTCTATGGACGAAGTCATAAGCATCGCTCGTGTCATGAGGCCCAGATCCATGTCCCGGGAGCTCAGCGGAACCATAAGAGAAATCCTTGGCACCTGCCAGTCTGTTGGCTGCACCGTCGAAGGACGCCCCCCACACGATCTTATAGATGAGATCAATGCTGGGCAGTTGGAAACTCCAGAAGAATAA
- the LOC124309154 gene encoding store-operated calcium entry regulator STIMATE-like, with product MTNSSFIVDLNEPPEDHCGKDALTDVFGWFLQILLAALAFTCLILKRFCEPRYERRPWLIWFYDTSKQGLGALVIHLANVYLASRFQGDPCTWYIINFLLDSSVGLLIIWVGIRLSQYLARSKQWESINFGEYGKPPSVNAWLTQCVLYVLLMIIVKIFITLLIQLNFWDRVKDLILAPITNARVEAAVVMLIIPFFVNALMFWVTDNFLMRKTKHLRTAKDPSLLQRVKIRYRKIRKDKRDESESDILLSADEELLGANDPLQRLDIAT from the exons ATGACAAACTCCTCGTTTATCGTCGACCTCAATGAGCCACCGGAGGATCACTGCGGCAAAGACGCCCTCACTGACGTCTTCGGCTGGTTTCTTCAAATCCTGCTCGCCGCTCTCGCCTTCACATGCCTTATCC ttaaaagATTCTGCGAACCTCGATACGAAAGAAGACCTTGGCTCATCTGGTTCTACGACACGAGCAAGCAGGGTCTCGGTGCCCTTGTCATTCACCTAGCCAATGTCTACCTGGCTAGTAGGTTTCAGGGAGATCCCTGCACGTG GTACATCATCAACTTTTTGCTGGACTCTTCCGTTGGGTTACTAATAATTTGGGTCGGTATCAGATTATCGCAATATTTGGCAAGAAGCAAGCAATGGGAGTCCATCAACTTTGGGGAATATG GAAAACCCCCATCTGTCAACGCATGGCTGACTCAATGCGTTTTGTATGTTCTGCTGATGATCATTGTAAAGATTTTCATCACATTGCTGATTCAACTAAATTTTTGGGACCGAGTCAAAGACCTGATTCTGGCACCGATAACGAACGCGCGAGTCGAGGCTGCAGTTGTTATGTTAATAATACCATTTTTCGTTAAC GCGCTGATGTTTTGGGTGACGGATAATTTTCTAATGAGAAAAACGAAACATCTAAGAACAGCCAAGGACCCTTCGTTGCTTCAACGTGTGAAAATACGTTACAGAAAAATACGGAAGGACAAACGTGACGAATCTGAATCCGACATTCTTCTGTCAGCTGACGAGGAACTTCTCGGTGCAAACGACCCATTGCAACGACTTGACATAGCCACGTAG